A genomic region of Raphanus sativus cultivar WK10039 chromosome 6, ASM80110v3, whole genome shotgun sequence contains the following coding sequences:
- the LOC108811310 gene encoding probable isoaspartyl peptidase/L-asparaginase 2 has product MGRWAIAVHGGAGIDPNLPVERQEQAKQLLTRCLNLGIAALRSNVSAIDVVELVVRELETDPLFNSGRGSALTENGTVEMEASIMDGTKRRCGAVSGITTVKNPISLARLVMDKSPHSYLAFSGAEDFARTEGVETVDNDYFVTEDNVGMLKLAKEANSILFDYRVPLIGCAAVTDSPLQMNGLPISIYAPETVGCVVVDREGRCAAGTSTGGLMNKMMGRIGDSPLIGAGTYASELCGVSCTGEGEAIIRSTLARDVSAVMEYKGVGLQEAVDYVIKHRLDEGFAGLIAVSNKGEVVCGFNSNGMFRGCATEDGFMEVAMWE; this is encoded by the exons ATGGGCAGATGGGCAATCGCAGTACACGGCGGCGCCGGAATCGACCCTAACCTTCCCGTCGAAAGACAAGAACAGGCCAAACAGCTTTTAACTCGCTGTCTCAACCTCGGCATAGCAGCCTTACGTTCCAACGTCTCCGCCATTGACGTCGTTGAGCTCGTC GTGAGAGAATTGGAGACAGATCCTCTGTTTAACTCAGGCCGTGGATCTGCTCTGACGGAGAACGGAACGGTGGAAATGGAAGCGAGCATTATGGACGGTACGAAGAGACGATGCGGCGCCGTTTCGGGGATCACCACCGTGAAGAACCCGATCTCCCTCGCTCGTCTCGTCATGGACAAATCTCCCCACTCTTACCTCGCTTTCTCCGGCGCGGAGGATTTCGCCCGCACGG AGGGAGTTGAAACTGTGGACAACGATTACTTCGTCACGGAAGACAACGTGGGGATGCTCAAGCTGGCTAAAGAAGCTAACTCAATCTTG TTTGATTACCGGGTCCCACTGATAGGATGCGCCGCCGTAACGGACAGTCCACTCCAGATGAACGGACTTCCGATCAGCATTTACGCGCCGGAGACAGTGGGATGCGTGGTGGTGGACAGAGAGGGACGTTGCGCCGCGGGGACATCTACTGGAGGTCTGATGAACAAGATGATGGGGAGGATAGGAGACTCGCCGCTGATAGGAGCGGGGACGTATGCGTCGGAGCTCTGCGGAGTGTCGTGCACGGGAGAAGGAGAAGCCATCATAAGGTCGACGCTGGCGCGTGACGTGTCGGCTGTTATGGAGTATAAAGGGGTTGGGCTGCAGGAAGCGGTTGATTACGTCATCAAGCATAGGCTCGACGAAGGGTTCGCTGGACTTATTGCTGTGTCGAATAAAGGAGAGGTGGTTTGTGGGTTTAACTCTAATGGGATGTTCAGAGGATGTGCAACGGAGGATGGGTTCATGGAAGTTGCTATGTgggaatga